In the genome of Chryseobacterium phocaeense, the window AAAATACAATACATTATCGTAAGCGGGGACAACAGTACGAAAGATTATAATGAACCGGAAGACATGCAGCTTACCCTGATGCAGTATGGCATTCCAAAGGAAAGAATTGTGATGGACCATGCCGGATTCCGCACACTGGATTCCGTGATCCGGGCCAAAGAAATCTTTGGACAAAATAAGCTGGTTATCATCTCCCAGAAATTCCACAATGAAAGAGCGGTTTTCCTTGCCCGGAAAAATGGAATGGAAGCCTTCGGTTACAACGCGAATGATGTGAATAAATATGCTGGCTTAAAAACAAACCTGAGAGAGTATCTTGCCAAAGCAAAAGTATACTGGGATCTGCTTTTTGGGGTGGAACCGAAATTCGGAGGGGAAAAGATTGTGATTCCTTAAGCGAAAAGGCAAATGGGCGAAACGGCGAATTTGCCTTTTTGCCCTGGCAATTCTTTTCATATTTCCGCACCATTTTCAATTTTATTCCGCAAAACCTCGTAAATTTGCCATTCATTAATTTTTATAAACCAAAA includes:
- a CDS encoding SanA/YdcF family protein, giving the protein MKKIIKNIFKIFLLLLVAGIIFIAWANYSIRKESSPFVSYNIADVPKTKTALLLGTGKKLSNGLPNAYFYNRIQAAIDLYKSGKIQYIIVSGDNSTKDYNEPEDMQLTLMQYGIPKERIVMDHAGFRTLDSVIRAKEIFGQNKLVIISQKFHNERAVFLARKNGMEAFGYNANDVNKYAGLKTNLREYLAKAKVYWDLLFGVEPKFGGEKIVIP